The following proteins are co-located in the Pedobacter sp. FW305-3-2-15-E-R2A2 genome:
- a CDS encoding TonB-dependent receptor, producing MNQFYLKPIVLICGLLFSTAVFAQSKKVTGTVTGEDDGQSIPSVSVSLKGTKSGTQTDLRGNFSIEASLNDVLVFTYVGYLTQEVKVGNTNNLKVVLKPASANLDEVVVVGYGTQNRRSVTSSIAKLDKEVLANAPRSNVGSALQGTISGLQVINKTGQPGAGPVVFLRGGASINSPGSPLVIVDGVIRDYNDISSENIASMEVLKDASATAIYGARANNGVILITTKTGKAGAAQISYKFTGGYNQNREGYQYLGAKDYIYYTRQGYLNANRTLAQVNSSRGLGLLTDVANLASFDIRSYVPGTTQLPSGWDIMDDPYGGQIMYKDHGGEIENLVFQNTYTKDHYINAMGGNDKGKFFAAFDAYNEDGVIVGSKYKRYTGDINGSYKVKPTVEVAGGVTLSTSSQIGTVGGEVNSLYRSMAIWPTFNPWIDEAKTQPNPGNGVSDGNPLYWLGRLKRSNEVNKVVANASVKWDLLPGLYFKGTGNAYLLDRRDESFQKSTQLYTNIFSNPQSVASSSRDAKNTLRRDFQTQFNGILNYNKTVSKHSFNVMGGMETFLVKTINSQLYGQNAPTDEIPTINASTVFPATLNGEKVNYSEKSQYQINSVFSRFVYDYDQKYLFTAVFRADGVSSLPEQNRWGYFPGISAGWNVHKEEFFSKSGLNKYVSTLKPRLSYGVNGNIAGLGRYEVQGVYSSPANYDGVGGFFHDKLPNQDLRWEKSKTTGAGIDIGLLNDRVTLLFDYYDRRTSDLLTDLLLPSYIGYPPLKTNSGTLQNKGYEFAVNARVLSTESGFNLSLGANASFVKNKVLQLPFNGNENNRQGGLQVFDQKSGQLIWVGGIQEGHAIGDIYGFRQLSIFKDAAEVASIAGNRTDAIANITGPNLPAGTGGKITPGDVNWEDVNGDHIIDSRDQVYLGNIMPKWTGGFNINAGYKGISLYTRFEFALGHTIYNDLVARTMGNYQGTFNYIDLMKQSWTPANTDTDVPKVYFADQVVGSKQNYTRANNASSVLNGNNSRFYEKGDYLALREVTLSYTLPKAWMEKTKILANSRIYATGTNLFYLTKFSGPTPEAPIDANNNMTGIYTGTYPTARSFVFGLEVSF from the coding sequence ATGAACCAGTTTTACTTAAAACCAATTGTTCTGATCTGCGGCCTGCTTTTTTCAACAGCCGTATTTGCACAGAGCAAAAAGGTAACCGGAACGGTTACCGGCGAGGATGATGGGCAGTCCATTCCCAGTGTAAGTGTTTCCCTGAAAGGGACCAAATCAGGTACACAAACGGATCTCCGTGGAAACTTCAGCATAGAAGCCTCCTTAAACGATGTATTGGTCTTTACTTATGTCGGTTATCTGACTCAAGAGGTCAAGGTCGGGAACACCAACAATTTAAAAGTGGTATTGAAACCTGCTTCCGCAAATCTGGATGAAGTAGTGGTGGTAGGGTATGGTACCCAAAACCGGCGCAGCGTAACCAGCTCTATTGCAAAGCTGGATAAGGAAGTACTGGCCAATGCGCCACGCTCCAATGTGGGAAGTGCTTTGCAGGGAACGATATCCGGTCTGCAGGTCATTAACAAAACAGGACAACCCGGTGCCGGGCCAGTCGTTTTCCTCAGGGGTGGGGCCTCGATCAATAGTCCGGGGTCACCTTTGGTGATCGTAGATGGAGTGATCAGGGATTACAATGACATTTCTTCTGAAAATATTGCTTCCATGGAAGTCCTGAAAGATGCTTCTGCCACAGCAATTTATGGCGCAAGAGCCAATAACGGGGTGATTTTAATTACTACCAAAACCGGTAAAGCGGGCGCCGCACAGATCTCCTATAAATTTACAGGCGGATACAACCAAAACAGGGAAGGCTACCAATATTTAGGGGCAAAAGATTATATCTATTATACCCGTCAGGGTTACCTGAATGCCAACAGAACGCTGGCCCAGGTAAATAGTTCAAGAGGTCTGGGCCTGCTCACTGATGTGGCCAACCTGGCGAGTTTCGACATCCGCTCTTATGTTCCGGGAACAACACAGCTCCCTTCCGGATGGGATATTATGGATGATCCTTATGGTGGACAGATCATGTATAAAGATCATGGTGGGGAAATTGAAAACCTGGTATTTCAAAATACCTATACTAAGGACCATTATATCAATGCAATGGGTGGCAACGATAAAGGTAAGTTCTTCGCCGCTTTTGATGCCTATAATGAAGATGGCGTAATTGTCGGCTCTAAATACAAACGTTATACCGGCGACATAAACGGTTCCTATAAAGTGAAACCAACGGTTGAAGTTGCCGGAGGCGTGACGCTTTCTACCTCTTCCCAAATCGGAACCGTGGGTGGCGAAGTGAATTCCCTGTATCGGAGCATGGCCATCTGGCCTACTTTTAATCCATGGATAGATGAAGCCAAAACACAACCCAATCCGGGAAACGGTGTTAGCGATGGAAATCCATTGTATTGGCTGGGCCGCTTAAAACGCAGCAATGAAGTGAATAAAGTGGTGGCAAATGCTTCCGTAAAATGGGACCTCTTACCTGGCCTATATTTTAAAGGAACAGGAAATGCTTATCTACTGGACCGCAGGGATGAATCTTTTCAGAAATCAACCCAGCTTTACACGAATATCTTTTCTAATCCCCAGTCTGTAGCCAGCAGCAGCAGAGATGCAAAGAATACCTTGAGAAGAGATTTTCAAACGCAGTTTAACGGGATCTTAAATTACAATAAAACAGTCAGCAAGCACAGTTTTAATGTCATGGGCGGAATGGAAACATTTTTAGTGAAGACCATAAATTCACAGCTGTATGGTCAGAATGCGCCTACAGACGAAATTCCAACCATCAATGCCTCTACAGTGTTCCCTGCGACATTGAACGGGGAAAAAGTGAATTATAGTGAAAAATCTCAATACCAGATCAATTCGGTATTCAGCAGATTCGTGTATGATTACGATCAAAAATACCTGTTTACTGCAGTATTCAGAGCGGATGGCGTATCGAGTTTACCGGAACAGAACAGATGGGGTTATTTTCCCGGAATTTCTGCCGGATGGAACGTACATAAAGAAGAATTCTTCAGTAAATCAGGCTTGAATAAATACGTGTCTACCCTAAAACCCCGACTAAGCTATGGTGTAAATGGCAACATTGCCGGCCTGGGCCGTTATGAAGTTCAGGGGGTCTATAGTTCTCCTGCAAATTATGATGGGGTTGGTGGATTTTTCCATGATAAACTACCCAATCAGGATTTAAGATGGGAGAAGAGCAAAACAACCGGAGCGGGGATTGATATCGGTTTGCTGAACGACAGGGTAACTTTGTTGTTTGATTATTACGACCGCCGCACTTCTGATTTGTTAACGGACCTGCTTTTGCCAAGCTATATCGGCTATCCGCCACTAAAAACAAACTCAGGAACACTGCAGAATAAAGGTTATGAATTTGCCGTAAATGCAAGGGTGCTGAGCACAGAAAGTGGATTTAACCTGAGCCTTGGCGCCAATGCGAGTTTTGTGAAAAACAAGGTATTGCAACTTCCTTTCAATGGAAATGAAAACAACAGACAGGGTGGTTTACAGGTCTTCGATCAGAAGTCAGGCCAGCTGATCTGGGTGGGTGGAATTCAGGAAGGACATGCTATAGGTGATATTTATGGCTTCAGACAGCTTTCTATATTTAAAGATGCAGCGGAAGTTGCCAGCATCGCCGGAAACAGAACGGATGCCATTGCCAACATTACCGGTCCAAACCTTCCGGCAGGAACAGGAGGGAAGATTACGCCTGGAGATGTAAACTGGGAAGATGTAAATGGAGATCACATCATTGATTCCCGTGATCAGGTATACCTGGGAAACATCATGCCCAAATGGACAGGTGGTTTTAACATCAATGCGGGCTATAAAGGAATCTCCTTATATACCAGATTTGAGTTTGCCTTAGGACATACGATTTACAATGACCTGGTTGCAAGAACGATGGGGAATTACCAGGGGACCTTCAATTACATCGATCTGATGAAACAATCATGGACACCTGCCAATACAGATACGGACGTACCTAAAGTGTATTTCGCAGATCAGGTAGTCGGCTCAAAACAAAATTACACCAGGGCGAATAATGCATCTTCGGTCTTAAACGGCAATAATTCCAGGTTCTATGAAAAAGGAGATTACCTGGCGCTAAGGGAAGTAACACTATCTTATACTTTGCCTAAAGCGTGGATGGAAAAGACAAAAATTCTGGCCAATTCCAGAATCTATGCGACGGGAACCAACCTGTTTTATCTGACAAAGTTTAGCGGTCCAACACCGGAAGCACCAATAGATGCCAATAACAACATGACCGGTATTTATACCGGAACCTACCCAACAGCAAGATCATTTGTATTCGGACTGGAAGTCTCTTTTTAA
- the nanU gene encoding SusD family outer membrane lipoprotein NanU, with translation MKKNYRNLIAAAGLLMVTLGACKKDLALAPVSNLSDENFWKTTDQYDAFLSGVHSKFRGHNSSFMYLGELRSDIYGNDPGTTGSFTGEASQGLERMWLHDLNLDIPGISNFGGFYTNINQLNLFINKLNTGNVVTETNKKYYLGIAYGMRAQYYYQLYRSWGKTVIQTEFVDAGSLDLFNLAKAASPETEVMKLIKEDINRSEENFGTDYTIKRNKGYWSKAATLMLKADVYLWTAHRAGGAADALIAKTALTDIQSKVPGLGLLTTSANPLNKPYAEVFSGTNKGNKEIILASRNALNEAEMSFIPAAFTPQGGLIANFYDSLANRKFTVTAENYGGLLRAPVKTATYRKFNEKDTRRDVSIQAAYTLPSPGTYKIAGCFLRKYQGQQDAGNRKYTDDFPIYRYADLLLLLAEAKEVLGESPASEINEIRARAYGANYSEAVQGFPNMPGDTEVKQAILKERFFEFIGEGKRWYDLRRMGDSFVFANTTLSSVQAYKLLWPVDRASLTNNRALKQTEGYPQF, from the coding sequence ATGAAAAAGAATTATAGAAATTTAATAGCAGCTGCAGGCCTGCTGATGGTCACCTTAGGTGCCTGTAAAAAAGACCTGGCCTTAGCACCGGTGAGTAACCTGAGTGATGAGAACTTCTGGAAAACAACGGATCAGTACGATGCATTTCTCTCCGGGGTACATAGTAAATTCCGTGGTCACAATTCCAGCTTTATGTACCTTGGAGAACTCAGGTCGGATATCTATGGAAATGATCCGGGAACTACAGGCTCTTTTACCGGGGAGGCTTCCCAGGGGCTGGAGCGCATGTGGCTCCATGATCTGAACCTGGACATTCCTGGTATCAGTAATTTCGGTGGTTTTTATACGAACATCAATCAGCTGAACCTCTTTATCAATAAGCTCAATACGGGTAATGTCGTGACGGAAACGAATAAGAAATATTACCTGGGCATTGCTTATGGCATGCGCGCACAATACTATTACCAGCTGTACCGCAGTTGGGGTAAAACGGTGATTCAAACCGAGTTTGTGGATGCAGGGTCCCTGGATTTGTTTAACCTGGCCAAAGCAGCTTCACCGGAAACGGAGGTCATGAAACTCATTAAGGAGGACATTAACCGCTCTGAAGAAAACTTCGGAACAGATTATACGATTAAGAGAAATAAAGGGTACTGGTCTAAAGCAGCAACGCTGATGTTAAAAGCAGATGTTTACCTGTGGACTGCCCATAGGGCAGGTGGAGCTGCCGATGCCCTGATCGCAAAAACAGCGCTGACAGACATCCAGTCCAAAGTACCCGGATTGGGATTACTGACCACCTCTGCCAATCCTTTGAACAAACCTTATGCAGAAGTTTTTTCGGGAACAAATAAAGGAAATAAAGAAATTATTCTGGCCAGCCGTAATGCCTTGAATGAAGCGGAAATGAGTTTCATCCCGGCAGCATTTACGCCTCAGGGAGGATTGATTGCCAACTTTTACGATTCTTTAGCGAACAGGAAATTTACGGTAACGGCCGAAAATTATGGGGGATTATTGCGTGCTCCGGTAAAAACCGCTACCTACCGCAAATTCAATGAAAAGGATACGAGAAGGGATGTTTCTATTCAGGCGGCTTATACCTTGCCTTCTCCGGGAACGTATAAGATTGCAGGGTGTTTCCTAAGAAAATATCAGGGACAGCAGGATGCAGGAAACAGAAAGTATACGGATGATTTTCCAATCTACCGGTATGCTGATCTGCTCTTGTTATTGGCAGAGGCTAAAGAGGTACTGGGAGAAAGCCCGGCTTCAGAAATCAACGAAATCAGGGCCAGAGCTTATGGCGCGAATTATAGCGAAGCTGTTCAGGGATTTCCCAATATGCCAGGTGATACAGAGGTCAAACAAGCGATTTTGAAAGAACGCTTCTTCGAATTTATTGGAGAAGGAAAGCGTTGGTATGACCTCAGACGTATGGGCGATAGCTTTGTTTTTGCCAATACGACGCTGTCTTCTGTACAGGCCTATAAATTATTATGGCCGGTAGACAGGGCCTCGCTGACCAATAACCGGGCCCTGAAACAGACAGAGGGTTATCCGCAGTTTTAA
- a CDS encoding dihydrodipicolinate synthase family protein, whose protein sequence is MTIQHLQGLIAAPFTPMQKNGAVNLELIPQYYQFLKSNQVTGAFICGSTGEGVSLSMTEKKQVAKAWADCTTQDTDFKVMMFLGGTSVADCKDLALYAEQIGLYAISFTAPFYFKPANVQVLADICAEIAAVVPKMPFYYYHIPVLTGVGFAMYDLLQAIDGRVPNFAGVKYTHEDFMDFLSCIHFNDGKYDMLWGRDENMLSALVLGTKAAVGSTFNYAAPLYYDMIAAFENNDLKKAQLLQQKSIDMIRLLGKYGGIATGKAYMKVVGLDCGGFRLPVKNMTEERFGDFKNEVEALGFDTFKSNA, encoded by the coding sequence ATGACAATTCAACATTTACAAGGTCTGATTGCAGCCCCTTTTACCCCAATGCAGAAAAACGGCGCAGTTAACCTGGAGCTGATTCCACAATATTATCAGTTTCTAAAATCAAATCAGGTGACCGGAGCTTTCATTTGTGGTTCCACGGGGGAAGGCGTTTCGCTCAGCATGACAGAAAAGAAACAGGTGGCAAAGGCATGGGCCGATTGCACGACACAAGATACAGACTTTAAGGTAATGATGTTTCTGGGGGGAACCAGCGTTGCTGATTGTAAGGATCTGGCGTTATATGCCGAACAAATCGGTTTATACGCCATTTCTTTTACAGCTCCGTTTTATTTCAAACCGGCTAACGTGCAGGTCCTGGCTGATATCTGCGCAGAGATCGCCGCAGTAGTTCCCAAAATGCCTTTTTATTATTACCATATTCCTGTCCTTACCGGTGTGGGCTTTGCCATGTATGATCTGTTGCAGGCGATCGATGGACGGGTGCCTAATTTTGCAGGGGTAAAATATACCCACGAAGATTTTATGGATTTCTTATCTTGTATACATTTCAACGATGGTAAATACGACATGCTTTGGGGGCGTGATGAAAATATGTTGTCGGCATTGGTCTTAGGTACTAAAGCCGCAGTAGGAAGTACCTTCAATTATGCCGCGCCATTGTATTACGATATGATCGCCGCCTTTGAAAATAACGACCTTAAAAAAGCACAACTCCTCCAGCAAAAATCAATTGATATGATCAGATTATTAGGTAAATATGGAGGAATAGCTACCGGCAAGGCCTATATGAAAGTCGTAGGGCTGGATTGTGGTGGCTTCAGACTGCCGGTAAAAAATATGACTGAGGAACGGTTCGGGGATTTTAAAAATGAGGTAGAAGCACTTGGCTTCGATACTTTCAAATCAAATGCGTAA
- a CDS encoding galactose oxidase — MLTTTAVFAQRTPMQQIEWSVAAKLQNKDGSTSIGFAGAINAVSADQLIIAGGANFPDKMPWEGGRKQYSKEIHILEKSGPGFAWKKITEQLPEAIAYCGNTSTKAGLVYAGGENEKGLSDKAFLLNWNSSDHKIEIKPLPNLPLALTNLALTAIGNVVYAVGGDGSDHSSNAIFSLDLETPAAEWKAHPDLPVALANAVVVADGKAVIYVIGGRTKNPSGISGLNSTVFAYHTLKQSWTRLAGISEGTKTLNFSAGAGIMADQDHILLLGGDNGKVFHQIETYLSKISTSNDAAERARLTTEKNKLSTQHQGFYRGILQYRISTNTWTKIGELPFPAQVTASATKWDGGIVLSSGEIKPGIRTPNIMLGKIKNKK; from the coding sequence ATGTTGACGACAACAGCTGTTTTCGCTCAGAGAACGCCCATGCAACAAATCGAATGGTCTGTTGCAGCCAAACTGCAAAATAAGGATGGCAGTACCTCCATTGGCTTTGCAGGAGCGATTAATGCCGTATCTGCAGATCAGCTGATCATCGCCGGTGGCGCTAACTTTCCTGATAAAATGCCCTGGGAAGGTGGCAGGAAACAGTATTCAAAAGAGATTCATATCCTGGAAAAATCAGGTCCCGGCTTCGCCTGGAAAAAGATAACCGAACAATTGCCTGAGGCCATTGCTTATTGCGGAAATACCTCGACAAAAGCCGGATTGGTGTATGCGGGAGGAGAAAATGAAAAAGGACTGTCCGATAAGGCTTTCCTCCTCAACTGGAATTCCTCCGATCATAAGATCGAAATCAAACCGCTGCCAAACCTGCCTTTAGCGCTGACTAACCTGGCATTAACCGCCATTGGAAACGTAGTTTATGCCGTTGGTGGAGACGGGTCTGACCATTCTTCAAATGCCATTTTTAGCCTGGATCTGGAAACTCCCGCTGCAGAATGGAAAGCACACCCGGATCTCCCGGTTGCACTGGCCAATGCAGTGGTGGTCGCAGATGGGAAAGCCGTTATTTATGTGATCGGTGGAAGAACAAAAAATCCTTCGGGAATCAGCGGATTAAACTCGACGGTGTTTGCCTACCATACGCTCAAACAAAGCTGGACCCGGCTTGCGGGTATTTCAGAGGGGACAAAAACCCTTAATTTCTCTGCAGGTGCGGGGATCATGGCAGACCAGGACCATATCCTTCTTCTTGGTGGCGACAATGGAAAGGTCTTTCATCAGATTGAAACCTATCTTTCTAAGATTTCAACAAGTAATGATGCCGCAGAACGGGCAAGGCTGACTACAGAAAAAAACAAACTGAGTACTCAGCATCAGGGTTTTTACAGAGGAATATTACAATACCGCATCAGCACAAATACCTGGACTAAAATAGGGGAATTGCCTTTCCCTGCACAGGTAACTGCCAGTGCCACAAAATGGGACGGGGGGATTGTACTGTCCAGCGGAGAGATTAAACCAGGAATCCGGACACCCAACATCATGTTGGGGAAAATAAAGAATAAGAAATGA
- a CDS encoding MFS transporter: MKNSKRYAWVVVGLLWVVALLNYMDRQMLSTMKPAMQIDIAELQSATNFGYLMAIFLWIYGFMSPVSGIIADRFNRKWLIVGSLFVWSLVTYLMGYATTFNQIYWLRALMGVSEALYIPAGLSLIADFHSSKTRSLAIGIHMTGLYMGQALGGFGATIADRFSWQATFHSFGIIGVVYALILVFFLREKNITDDLDPSVDAIKMNLQKATKPALFKGFAILFTNISFWIILFYFAVPSLPGWAAKNWLPTLFAQNLDIPMATAGPLSTITIAASSFIGVIFGGILSDKWVQKNIKGRIYTSAIGLGLTIPSLLFLGFGHSLFHVVGAALCFGLGFGMFDANNMPILCQFVSAKYRATAYGLMNMTGVFFGAFITDLLGKSSDAGSLGKDFAMLAIIVLLALIVQLYFLRPKANDFAEN; encoded by the coding sequence ATGAAGAACTCAAAGAGATATGCCTGGGTAGTCGTTGGATTGCTATGGGTGGTGGCTTTATTAAATTATATGGATAGACAGATGTTGTCTACGATGAAACCTGCGATGCAAATAGATATCGCAGAATTACAGTCGGCCACAAATTTTGGTTACCTGATGGCAATTTTTCTATGGATTTATGGCTTCATGAGTCCGGTTTCCGGAATTATCGCCGACCGGTTTAACCGGAAATGGCTGATTGTAGGAAGTCTGTTTGTATGGTCACTGGTTACCTATCTGATGGGATATGCAACAACTTTCAATCAAATTTATTGGCTGAGGGCCTTAATGGGGGTAAGTGAAGCTTTATATATTCCCGCCGGACTGTCGCTGATCGCCGATTTCCATTCTTCGAAAACCAGATCTCTGGCGATTGGAATCCATATGACGGGTTTATACATGGGCCAGGCCCTGGGGGGATTTGGCGCGACCATCGCCGATAGATTTTCATGGCAGGCCACCTTCCACTCATTTGGAATTATTGGGGTGGTGTATGCCCTGATTCTCGTTTTCTTTCTGAGAGAAAAGAACATTACGGATGATCTTGATCCTTCAGTGGATGCCATAAAGATGAACCTGCAGAAGGCCACGAAACCTGCTCTGTTTAAAGGTTTCGCCATTTTGTTTACCAACATCTCCTTTTGGATCATCTTGTTTTATTTTGCGGTTCCAAGTCTGCCGGGATGGGCAGCAAAGAACTGGTTGCCTACGCTTTTTGCGCAAAATCTGGATATTCCTATGGCCACTGCCGGTCCTTTGTCGACGATTACGATCGCTGCCTCTTCATTTATCGGCGTAATATTCGGCGGAATATTGTCAGATAAATGGGTGCAAAAAAATATTAAAGGAAGAATCTATACCAGTGCCATCGGCCTGGGATTAACGATCCCTTCGCTCTTGTTTTTAGGTTTTGGCCATTCCCTTTTTCATGTGGTTGGCGCTGCACTTTGCTTTGGCCTGGGCTTCGGTATGTTTGATGCCAATAACATGCCCATTCTTTGTCAGTTTGTCTCTGCAAAGTATAGGGCAACTGCTTATGGGCTGATGAACATGACGGGGGTATTCTTTGGTGCTTTTATTACCGATCTGCTGGGTAAATCTTCAGATGCCGGCAGCCTGGGGAAAGACTTTGCCATGCTGGCAATTATCGTCCTGCTGGCCCTGATCGTACAGCTCTATTTCCTTCGTCCCAAAGCCAACGACTTTGCAGAAAACTAG
- a CDS encoding exo-alpha-sialidase produces MISQQYKCFLFSMLLVMVGLSSCSQRLNTDQQLAGRIKITERRPVHPVLKRNAINPLISIMVEVPEAAGETSFKSIRAAVSKETLQDVQRLEIYGSNEKQELDSRNLISAISLSSQNFQMELPLKLKPGQHLFWISAGLKENADPDHHLTIKLLNVLDETNKSHQISNPQFRDSRIGIALRKPNDDDVNSYRIPGIVTTDQETLISVYDARYKNSADLPGNIDVGMSRSKDGGKTWEAMKVIMDMGAPHENNGVGDPSVLFDPITKKIWVAALWSKGNRSIAGSRPGLSEEETGQFAVTSSSDDGLTWTKPYSITAQVKNPLWRLFFPGPGNGIAMADGKLVFPAQYWDEKKMPHSTLIYSDDHGQSWKAGLGAKSNTTESQLVETRPGTIMLNMRDNRGKFRSVATTTDMGQSWSSHPTTEHTLADPVCMGSLIKAKVKVKGVMKDVLFFSNPNSSSERKDLTIKASLDLGETWMDANQLLVDERGSFGYSALTKIDDHTLGILYEGIRDLYFVRIPVKDIIK; encoded by the coding sequence ATGATTTCACAACAATATAAATGTTTCCTCTTTTCCATGCTCCTGGTCATGGTAGGCCTGAGCAGCTGCAGCCAAAGACTAAATACGGATCAGCAACTCGCCGGCCGGATTAAAATCACCGAACGCAGACCGGTTCATCCGGTTCTGAAAAGGAATGCCATAAATCCGTTGATTAGCATTATGGTGGAGGTTCCGGAAGCCGCCGGGGAGACTTCATTTAAGTCGATCCGTGCTGCAGTCAGTAAGGAAACATTACAGGACGTTCAGCGCCTGGAAATATACGGCAGCAATGAAAAACAGGAACTGGATTCCCGGAATTTAATTAGCGCGATCAGCCTTTCATCGCAAAATTTTCAGATGGAATTGCCCTTGAAACTGAAACCTGGTCAGCACCTGTTTTGGATCTCTGCGGGTTTAAAAGAGAACGCAGATCCGGATCATCACCTGACCATTAAGCTGCTGAACGTCCTTGATGAAACGAATAAATCCCATCAGATCAGCAATCCGCAGTTTCGGGACAGCAGAATCGGAATTGCCCTGAGAAAGCCAAATGATGACGACGTAAACTCTTATCGGATTCCCGGTATCGTTACCACGGACCAGGAAACCTTGATCTCCGTATATGATGCACGTTATAAGAACAGCGCAGATCTGCCTGGAAATATTGATGTGGGCATGAGCAGGAGTAAAGATGGAGGGAAAACCTGGGAAGCGATGAAAGTGATTATGGATATGGGTGCTCCCCATGAAAACAATGGCGTAGGGGACCCTTCCGTTTTATTTGACCCGATAACCAAAAAAATCTGGGTTGCGGCATTATGGAGCAAGGGAAACCGCTCGATCGCGGGTTCCAGGCCGGGTTTATCGGAAGAAGAGACCGGGCAGTTTGCAGTGACGAGCAGCAGCGATGACGGCCTGACCTGGACAAAACCTTACAGCATCACCGCTCAGGTGAAAAACCCTTTATGGAGATTGTTCTTTCCGGGTCCTGGAAATGGGATCGCCATGGCAGATGGGAAGCTTGTTTTTCCTGCCCAATACTGGGATGAAAAGAAAATGCCGCATTCTACTTTGATCTATAGTGATGACCATGGTCAAAGCTGGAAAGCAGGTCTGGGTGCAAAATCCAATACCACCGAAAGTCAGCTGGTAGAAACCCGTCCGGGAACGATCATGTTAAACATGAGAGATAACCGTGGTAAGTTCAGAAGCGTAGCCACAACCACAGATATGGGACAAAGCTGGAGCAGTCACCCGACCACCGAACATACCCTTGCAGATCCGGTTTGCATGGGCAGCCTGATCAAAGCAAAGGTCAAAGTGAAAGGCGTAATGAAGGACGTGCTTTTTTTTAGCAATCCCAATTCCTCTTCCGAACGTAAAGACCTGACGATAAAAGCGAGTCTGGATCTGGGAGAAACCTGGATGGATGCAAATCAATTGCTGGTCGATGAAAGAGGTTCTTTCGGTTATTCGGCGCTGACAAAGATCGACGACCATACCCTGGGGATCTTATACGAAGGAATCCGGGACCTTTATTTTGTCCGCATTCCCGTAAAGGACATTATCAAATAA